In the Parafrankia discariae genome, one interval contains:
- a CDS encoding cell division protein SepF, which translates to MCDQRRRRRRTLLHRSERISARTATPRPGLPSRRTPSSGLAVIMDLRAIDAADAQRVRDYVVDAAFALRADASALGIGVYLVTMRDLPPEQERQLRHRCGS; encoded by the coding sequence ATGTGTGATCAGCGGCGTAGACGGCGACGCACCCTCCTGCACCGCAGTGAGCGGATCTCTGCCCGGACGGCCACGCCGAGGCCGGGACTTCCGTCGAGGAGGACTCCGTCGTCGGGGCTGGCCGTCATCATGGATCTACGTGCCATCGATGCCGCGGATGCCCAGCGGGTTCGCGACTACGTCGTCGACGCGGCCTTCGCGCTGCGCGCCGACGCTTCCGCGCTCGGCATCGGCGTCTACCTGGTCACCATGCGGGATCTGCCCCCCGAGCAGGAGCGCCAGCTCCGTCACCGCTGTGGGTCCTGA